From the Nonlabens marinus S1-08 genome, one window contains:
- a CDS encoding pseudouridine synthase — protein MSRGNEGSKGKGSGRQGGSGSSTGKGGNRRNAGSQEHTSNTSGRGSASTKNTRGGKNQVVGTSRSGNPVTKKEYINRKKKETTATAKSDAKGIRLNKYIANSGICSRRDADIYIAAGSVTVNDKPVIEMGYRVQPSDEVKFDGRSIEPKLKEYFLLNKPKGFITPRSGEKASKTVMDLMANASTSKLHYVGRLGRKSVGLMLFTSDLELANSMNNPNKKVRQIYHVALDRSFKHEDLMKIRNGISIEGEEIKVEEISYVEGGRNNEVGIEIHSNQDNIVQRIFDHVNYEVVVLDRVVLGGLTKKDLPRGNYRFLTKQEVINLKMSF, from the coding sequence ATGAGTAGAGGAAATGAAGGTTCTAAAGGAAAAGGCAGTGGTCGTCAAGGCGGTAGCGGTAGCTCAACTGGAAAAGGTGGTAATCGAAGAAACGCTGGATCCCAAGAGCATACTAGCAACACCTCTGGGCGTGGGAGTGCCTCTACAAAAAATACCCGCGGTGGAAAAAATCAAGTAGTAGGAACCTCCAGATCTGGAAATCCTGTTACTAAAAAAGAATACATCAACCGTAAGAAAAAAGAAACGACAGCCACGGCTAAATCAGATGCTAAAGGAATACGCTTGAACAAATACATCGCTAATAGCGGTATTTGCAGCCGTCGAGATGCAGATATTTATATTGCCGCTGGAAGTGTTACCGTTAATGACAAACCCGTTATTGAAATGGGTTATAGAGTTCAACCGTCTGACGAGGTGAAATTTGATGGCCGCTCTATTGAGCCTAAATTAAAAGAGTACTTTTTGCTTAATAAACCTAAAGGATTTATTACTCCGCGTTCAGGAGAGAAGGCTTCAAAAACCGTTATGGATTTGATGGCTAACGCCAGTACCTCTAAACTTCACTACGTAGGTAGATTAGGAAGAAAATCCGTAGGGTTGATGCTATTTACAAGTGATTTAGAACTGGCAAATTCAATGAACAACCCTAACAAGAAAGTGCGCCAAATTTATCACGTTGCACTGGACCGTAGTTTTAAGCATGAAGACTTGATGAAAATCCGCAATGGAATTTCTATTGAAGGTGAGGAAATTAAGGTGGAAGAAATCAGCTATGTAGAAGGTGGAAGAAACAATGAGGTAGGAATTGAAATACATAGCAATCAGGACAACATTGTACAAAGAATATTTGATCACGTAAACTATGAAGTAGTCGTATTAGACCGCGTTGTTTTAGGTGGTTTGACTAAAAAAGATTTACCTAGGGGTAATTACCGCTTTTTGACCAAGCAAGAAGTCATCAATTTGAAGATGAGTTTTTAA
- a CDS encoding type III PLP-dependent enzyme domain-containing protein yields the protein MNTKYIDLIDQTYHFPSEEFDLVDRQLQFHGIDLMSLVQEYGSPLKFTYLPKISENINRAKGWFETAFAKADYQATYRYCYCTKSSHFKHVLDEALKNDIHIETSSAFDINIVKSLKASGKITKDTYVVCNGFKRDLYIENIADLINSGQHNCIPVIDNLEELPLLQQATEKKFKVGIRIASEEEPKFEFYTSRLGIGYKNIQAFYKNQIEGNDQVELKMLHFFINTGIRDTAYYWNELHKCLKVYIQLKKMCPSLDSLNIGGGFPIKNSLAYEFDYQYMVEEIVSQIKLVCEDSGVEVPHLFTEFGSFTVGESGGAIYKILHQKQQNDREKWSMINSSFITTLPDSWAISKRFILLPLNRWHDEYERVLLGGLTCDSDDYYNSEQNVNAIYLPKYHKDKPLYIGFFNTGAYQESIGGYGGLQHCLIPNPKHVLIERDENGEIQTRIFREQQTSEQMLNILGY from the coding sequence TTGAATACCAAATACATAGATCTTATTGATCAAACCTATCATTTTCCGTCAGAGGAATTTGATCTCGTGGACCGACAATTACAATTTCATGGCATAGACCTTATGTCATTGGTTCAGGAATATGGTAGCCCATTGAAGTTCACCTACTTACCTAAGATTTCAGAAAACATCAATCGTGCAAAAGGTTGGTTTGAAACCGCTTTCGCGAAAGCGGACTACCAAGCCACCTATAGGTATTGCTATTGTACCAAGAGCTCTCATTTCAAGCATGTGCTGGATGAAGCGCTCAAAAACGATATACATATCGAGACCAGTAGTGCTTTTGACATCAACATTGTAAAGAGCCTCAAAGCAAGCGGTAAAATCACTAAGGATACTTATGTGGTGTGTAATGGTTTCAAGCGCGATTTGTATATAGAAAACATTGCTGATCTGATCAACAGCGGTCAACACAATTGCATTCCCGTCATTGATAATCTAGAGGAGTTGCCGCTTTTACAACAGGCAACAGAGAAAAAATTCAAAGTTGGGATTCGGATTGCCAGTGAAGAAGAACCTAAGTTTGAATTCTATACCAGTAGATTAGGTATAGGTTATAAAAATATCCAAGCCTTTTACAAAAACCAGATTGAAGGTAACGATCAAGTGGAACTTAAGATGTTGCACTTTTTCATCAACACCGGTATACGCGACACCGCTTATTACTGGAACGAATTACACAAATGCCTGAAGGTGTACATTCAGCTCAAAAAGATGTGCCCTTCATTAGATAGCTTAAACATAGGTGGTGGCTTTCCTATTAAGAACAGCCTCGCTTATGAGTTTGACTATCAATACATGGTGGAAGAAATCGTAAGCCAAATCAAATTAGTTTGTGAAGACTCTGGAGTTGAGGTTCCTCATTTGTTTACGGAATTTGGTTCTTTTACAGTGGGAGAAAGCGGCGGAGCGATTTATAAAATCTTGCACCAAAAACAACAAAACGATCGTGAAAAATGGAGCATGATCAACAGCTCATTTATCACTACACTGCCCGATTCTTGGGCTATAAGCAAGCGTTTCATATTACTCCCACTCAATAGGTGGCATGATGAATACGAGCGTGTTTTGTTGGGCGGATTGACCTGTGATAGCGACGACTATTACAACAGCGAGCAAAACGTAAATGCTATTTACTTGCCTAAATACCATAAAGACAAACCGTTGTACATAGGTTTCTTTAATACAGGAGCTTATCAAGAAAGTATAGGAGGTTATGGCGGGCTTCAACATTGTTTGATCCCTAATCCTAAACACGTCTTGATCGAGAGAGATGAAAATGGCGAAATACAAACGAGGATTTTCAGAGAGCAACAAACATCAGAGCAGATGCTGAATATATTAGGCTATTAA
- the speB gene encoding agmatinase, whose amino-acid sequence MSTTNYAGIEDQYAGLDNASIVLIPVPYDGTSTWQKGADKGPEAFLDASRNMELYDIETDTEVYQHGVYLADPVAERGSPEAMVDAVHATTKKYIKKNKFVTLFGGEHSISIGSIRAFNEMFENLSVLQIDAHADLRKEYDGSTCNHACAVYEASQTTNLVQVGIRSMDSVELGINDEEKVFYAHEMAQDDYWAEKATEALTENVFITIDLDGFDPSICPSTGTPEPGGLFWYETLDFLRGVFEEKNVVGFDIVELCPNPNEKSSDFLAAKLYYKMLSYKFKDIALEGEEGYDSDKAFAKAGLKKMKNINED is encoded by the coding sequence ATGAGTACTACTAACTACGCTGGCATAGAAGATCAATATGCTGGTTTGGACAATGCATCCATAGTTCTAATTCCAGTTCCTTATGATGGAACGAGCACGTGGCAAAAAGGAGCCGATAAGGGTCCTGAAGCTTTTCTAGACGCTAGTCGCAATATGGAATTGTACGATATAGAAACAGATACTGAAGTGTATCAACACGGCGTGTATCTTGCAGACCCTGTGGCAGAGCGTGGCTCACCAGAAGCTATGGTGGATGCGGTACACGCAACGACAAAGAAATATATTAAGAAGAATAAATTTGTAACCCTTTTTGGAGGAGAACATTCCATTTCTATAGGAAGTATACGAGCCTTCAATGAGATGTTTGAAAACTTGAGTGTCTTACAAATCGACGCGCATGCAGACTTGAGAAAAGAATACGATGGCAGCACTTGCAATCATGCATGTGCGGTTTATGAAGCCAGCCAAACGACCAATCTCGTTCAGGTAGGAATACGCAGTATGGACAGCGTGGAATTAGGCATCAACGATGAGGAAAAAGTATTCTACGCTCATGAGATGGCACAAGACGACTACTGGGCCGAAAAGGCTACAGAAGCGCTGACTGAAAACGTATTCATTACCATCGACCTTGATGGTTTTGACCCTTCTATTTGTCCCTCGACGGGCACTCCAGAGCCTGGCGGCTTGTTTTGGTACGAGACCTTAGACTTTTTAAGAGGCGTTTTTGAAGAGAAAAACGTGGTAGGGTTTGACATCGTTGAATTATGCCCTAATCCAAATGAAAAGTCATCCGACTTCCTTGCAGCTAAGTTGTACTACAAAATGCTGAGCTACAAATTCAAGGACATTGCCCTTGAAGGAGAAGAAGGATATGATTCTGATAAAGCTTTCGCGAAAGCGGGATTAAAGAAAATGAAAAACATCAACGAAGACTAG
- a CDS encoding deoxyhypusine synthase family protein — translation MSKPITDFIEKYFLHFNGAALVDAAKGYEAQLNQGSKMLVSLAGAMSTAEIGKIFGEMIRQDKVQIVSCTGANLEEDLMNLVAHSHYKRVPNYRDLTPQDEWDLLEKGLNRVTDTCIPEEEAFRRLQEHIVKIWKDAEAKGERYFPHEYMYKLLLSGVLEQYYEIPIENSWMYAAAKANLPIVVPGWEDSTMGNIFASYVMKGELKASTVKSGIEYMTYLADWYTDNSQNGIGFFQIGGGIAGDFPICVVPMLYQDMERTDTPFWSYFCQISDSTTSYGSYSGAVPNEKITWGKLDMDTPKFIVESDATIVAPLIFAYLLDM, via the coding sequence ATGAGTAAACCTATTACAGATTTCATAGAAAAATATTTCCTTCACTTTAACGGTGCCGCACTAGTCGACGCTGCTAAAGGTTATGAAGCCCAACTGAACCAAGGTTCCAAAATGCTAGTTTCACTGGCTGGAGCAATGAGTACGGCAGAGATTGGGAAGATTTTTGGTGAAATGATACGTCAGGATAAAGTACAAATCGTCTCCTGTACAGGTGCTAATCTAGAAGAAGATTTAATGAATCTAGTGGCGCACTCTCACTACAAGAGAGTTCCTAACTACCGTGACTTGACACCACAAGACGAGTGGGATTTGCTAGAAAAAGGATTGAATAGGGTTACGGATACTTGTATTCCTGAAGAAGAAGCATTTAGAAGATTACAAGAGCACATCGTAAAGATTTGGAAAGATGCGGAAGCTAAAGGCGAGCGTTACTTTCCACATGAGTACATGTACAAATTGTTATTAAGTGGCGTACTGGAGCAATACTATGAGATTCCAATCGAAAACTCCTGGATGTACGCAGCAGCTAAAGCTAATTTACCTATAGTCGTTCCAGGATGGGAAGACAGTACCATGGGGAATATATTTGCGAGCTATGTAATGAAAGGCGAGCTTAAAGCAAGCACCGTTAAGAGCGGGATTGAATACATGACCTATCTGGCAGACTGGTACACAGACAACAGCCAGAACGGTATTGGTTTCTTCCAGATAGGTGGTGGTATCGCAGGAGATTTCCCTATTTGCGTGGTACCAATGTTGTATCAAGACATGGAACGCACGGACACGCCATTTTGGAGTTATTTCTGTCAGATTTCAGATTCCACAACCAGTTACGGTAGTTATTCAGGAGCTGTGCCTAACGAGAAAATTACCTGGGGAAAACTAGATATGGACACCCCTAAATTTATAGTAGAAAGCGATGCTACGATTGTGGCTCCATTGATATTTGCGTATCTTCTAGATATGTAA
- a CDS encoding bifunctional GNAT family N-acetyltransferase/carbon-nitrogen hydrolase family protein has product MSTVNIDKIDNLNLEFLNVADYEQLKHAMIDSYSNLPDSIWSKQQIKTLVDKFPEGQVVLKVNDEIVACALSIIVNYDDFRGHYTYEEVTGSYKFDTHDDEGDVLYGIEVFIKPQYRGMRLGRRLYDYRKELVENLNLRGIAFGGRIPGYHNYSKDHTPKQYIEKVRMKEINDPVLNFQLSNDFHVTRVLKNYLDEDAASKQYAVLLEWDNIYYTAPLKADDTKTVKSTVRLGLIQWQMRPYAGIEELMQQVEYFVDSLAAYRSDFALFPEYFNAPLMAAYNDKSVSEAIRELAKYTGMIRDRFSELSIKYNINIITGSMPEIIDGHLYNIGNLCRRDGTIEQYEKIHVTPDEQKVWGLSNGNKIQTFDTDCGKIGILICYDSEFPELSRIMAEDGMQMLFVPFLTDTQNAYARVRLCCQARAVENECYVAIAGSVGNLPAVENMDISYAQSAVFTPCDFAFPSNGVKAETTPNTEMILIADVDLDLLKELHHNGAVKNLKDRRHDLYSVSKKKEHESLKK; this is encoded by the coding sequence ATGAGTACAGTAAACATAGACAAAATAGATAATTTGAATTTGGAGTTCCTAAACGTGGCTGACTATGAGCAGTTGAAACACGCGATGATTGACTCCTATTCTAACTTGCCAGATTCTATATGGAGCAAGCAACAAATCAAGACATTAGTCGATAAATTCCCGGAGGGCCAGGTGGTTCTAAAAGTGAACGATGAGATTGTCGCCTGTGCGTTATCTATTATCGTGAACTATGACGACTTCCGTGGGCATTATACGTATGAAGAAGTGACGGGCAGTTACAAGTTTGACACCCATGATGATGAAGGGGACGTACTGTATGGGATTGAAGTATTTATAAAGCCACAATACCGCGGGATGCGATTGGGTCGTCGTTTGTACGATTACCGTAAAGAGTTGGTTGAGAATTTGAACTTGAGAGGTATTGCCTTTGGTGGGCGTATTCCTGGGTATCATAATTATTCTAAGGACCACACACCTAAACAATACATCGAGAAGGTGCGTATGAAGGAAATCAACGATCCTGTCTTGAATTTCCAATTGAGTAACGACTTTCATGTGACTCGTGTGCTAAAGAATTACCTAGATGAAGACGCAGCTTCTAAGCAATATGCAGTATTGTTAGAATGGGATAATATTTATTATACAGCGCCTTTAAAAGCAGACGATACAAAGACGGTGAAAAGCACTGTTCGACTTGGTTTGATTCAATGGCAAATGCGCCCTTATGCGGGCATTGAGGAGCTGATGCAGCAAGTAGAGTACTTTGTGGACAGTCTAGCTGCTTACAGGTCTGATTTCGCTTTATTCCCGGAATATTTCAACGCGCCATTGATGGCAGCATATAATGACAAAAGCGTTAGCGAGGCGATACGTGAATTGGCTAAGTACACCGGAATGATTAGGGATCGATTTTCTGAACTTTCCATCAAATACAATATCAATATCATCACAGGTTCCATGCCTGAAATCATCGATGGGCATTTATACAACATAGGAAACCTGTGTCGTCGCGATGGAACTATTGAGCAATACGAAAAGATCCATGTAACTCCAGACGAGCAGAAGGTCTGGGGATTGAGCAACGGGAATAAAATTCAGACCTTCGATACCGACTGTGGGAAAATCGGGATTCTTATTTGTTACGACAGTGAATTCCCTGAATTGAGCCGCATTATGGCAGAAGATGGGATGCAAATGCTGTTTGTTCCTTTCTTGACAGACACTCAAAATGCGTATGCACGAGTACGTTTATGTTGTCAGGCCCGAGCGGTAGAGAATGAATGTTATGTAGCTATTGCTGGTAGCGTGGGTAACCTACCTGCGGTTGAAAACATGGACATTTCTTATGCTCAAAGTGCGGTATTTACCCCATGTGATTTTGCCTTCCCATCTAACGGAGTAAAAGCAGAAACAACGCCTAATACAGAGATGATCCTCATTGCTGATGTAGACCTAGATCTTCTAAAAGAATTGCACCATAATGGCGCTGTGAAAAACTTGAAGGACCGCCGTCATGATTTGTACAGCGTTTCAAAAAAGAAAGAACACGAGTCGCTTAAGAAGTAG